GCTCAGCAGCGTACACCGCAGACAAGCAATTGATTTCGACTTTTACGGCTAATCTCGAAACTTTACCAGGAGCAGAAGGACACCCCAAAACCATGAGTTGGTGGTCAGAACAACCAGATGCTTGGGCAGCCTGTAGAGCTAATGCACACCCTCCAGGGGAGGTCATGCAATCCTATTACTCCTGGCTTGTCGGTTTGCCAGGTAAACCGATTTTCGTTGGTTATCCAGCCACTTATGACTTTATGTTTGTGTACTGGTACTTAATGCATTTTGTGGGCGATAGCCCATTTAAACATTCAGCACTGGATATCCGTTCGTATGCGATGGCATACCTGAAACAAAACTACAGCGATTCCGGTAAGGACGATTTACCTGCTGCATGGTTAG
This region of Nostoc sp. UHCC 0302 genomic DNA includes:
- a CDS encoding exonuclease, with amino-acid sequence MKIEIYISTDIEADGPIPGPHSMLSIGSAAYTADKQLISTFTANLETLPGAEGHPKTMSWWSEQPDAWAACRANAHPPGEVMQSYYSWLVGLPGKPIFVGYPATYDFMFVYWYLMHFVGDSPFKHSALDIRSYAMAYLKQNYSDSGKDDLPAAWLGNLTLAHVALDDAIQQGELFCNLLQANLKR